The window AGACAAATGGTCAATATAAAGTAGAAATTTCACCAAATGCTCTTTTAGGAGATCAAAGAGCAGCTACTGAGCTTGTACAAAATGGTGTTATTCAAATGGCTGTAGTTGGAAATCCTGTTGTTGAAAATTTTAATAAAGATTTTGCTGTAATAGGACTACCTTATATCTATGATAGTATTGATCATCAAAAAAATGTATTTTTATCTGGAAAATTAGATGAACTGTTTAAATCAGTTAGCAAAAATGGTTTTGAAGTAGTTGGAGCTTATACAGCAGGAGCAAGATCGATATATACAAATAAACCAATAGAAAAACCAGAGGATTTAAAGGGATATAAAGTTAGAGTAATGCAGTCTGATACAATGAAGAAAATGGTTGATTTAATGGGAGGAGTTGGAACTCCAATGGCTCAAGGAGAGGTTTACACTGCTATTCAGCAAGGTGTTTTAGAAGGTGGAGAAAATAATGAGGTAACTTATGCAGACTTAAAACACTATGAAGTTGCAAAGTATTTCTCTTACACAAATCACTTAATGGTACCAGACTTAATAATTATAAATGATAAAGTTTACAATGGAATGACAAAAGAAAATAAGGATATTTTTGATAAGTTAGTTAAAGAATCTGTAGATTTAGAGTTCAAAGCTTGGGCAGAAAATGTAGAGGCAGCTAAAAAATTAGCTCAAGAAAATGGAGCTCAATTTATTGAGTTATCAATAAAGCCATTCCAGGAAAATATAAAACCATTACAAGAGAATGTTAAAAATTCATCTGAAGTAACTAAAAAAATATATGATGATATTAGATCTTTAGCTCAATAAAATTTTAATAGGAGAACAAGGATGGAAACTTTAAGAAATGGTTTAGATAAAATAATTGAGATATTCTGTATAGTTTTAATGGCAGTTATGACAACTTTAGTAACTTGGCAAGTTATAACAAGATATGTTTTTAATAATCCAAGTGCAGTGACAGAACAACTATGTCAATATCTATTTATATGGCTAGTTTTATTTGGAGCAGCTTATATATTTGGAAGACGTGAACATATGCAAATAACTTTTGTAAGAGATAAATTGCCTCAAAAAATAGGAATAATTTGTGATATTTTACAAGAGGGAATAATATTTATTTTTACCTTTGGAGTATTGGTTATAGGGGGATATTTATCAGTGATTAAACAGATGGTCCAGTTTGATGCCGCACTTAGAATACCAATAGGTGTTGTATATGCAGCTATCCCTATAAGTGGGGTGTTTATATTATTTTATTCAATTCTTAATATAAAGAAAATAATAAATACTATAAAAAGGGAGAGTTAAAATGAATTTAGCACTACAAACAGGATTAATAATGTTTATGTCACTTCCTATATTATTGACAATAGGAGTTCCAATAAGTGTTAGTATAGGTTTTGCATCAACTATATCTATGTTAACAATACTTCCTTTTGAAGGATCTATGGTAACATCAGCTCAAAGAATTTTCATAGGAACTAACTCGTTTTCATTAGTAGCAATTCCGTTTTTTATTCTGGCTGGAAATATAATGAATAACGGAGGAATAGCTATTCGTTTAATAAATTGTGCAAAATTAATAGGTGGAAGACTGCCTGGATCTTTAGCACAATCCAATGTAGTAGCAAATATGCTATTTGGAGCTATTAGTGGATCAGGAGTAGCAGCTGCAGCTGCAGTAGGAGGAACAATAGGTCCAATAGAAAAAAGAGAGGGGTATAGCCCAGAGTTTAGTGCAGCAGTAAATATAGCTTCAGCACCAACAGGGATGTTAATTCCTCCAAGTAATACTCTAATTGTGTATTCAACAGTAGCAGGTAGTGTTTCAATATCAGCTCTATTTATAGCAGGATATATACCAGGAATTCTGTGGGGAATGGGAGTTATGATTTTATCGGCAATAATGGCAAAGAAAAATGGATATGTATCTAAAGAGAAAACTACTTTAAATCAAAAAATAAAAGTTGTTTTAGATGCCATTCCAAGTTTACTATTAGTTGTAATAGTAATAGGTGGAATTTTAAAAGGTATTTTTACTGCAACAGAAGGATCAGCAATAGCTGTTGTTTATTCTTTGGGATTATCATTGATATATAAAGAGATGAGTATTAGAGAATTGCCTAAAATTCTATTTTCTTCAGCTCAAATGACAGCTATAGTTATATTTATGATTGGAGTTTCTTCAATAATGTCATGGGTAATGGCTTTTACAAATATTCCTCAAATTATAGCTAAGTCAATTTTAGGGATAACAGATAGTTATGCTATTATTTTGATAATAATGAATGTATTAATGCTTATAATAGGAACTTTCATGGATCCAACACCAGCTGTATTGATATTTACACCAATATTTCTACCAATAGCTCAAAGTTTTGGAATGAGTACAATACATTTTGGAATAATGATAGTATTTAATCTATGTATTGGAACAATTACACCACCAGTAGGACCAATATTATTTACAGGATGTAAGGTTGGGGATGTAACAATAGAGCAGGTCTTTAAAACTTTATTACCATTTTATGTGGTGACAATGATTATATTAATTTTAGTAATATTTATTCCGCAGTTATCTATGTGGTTACCAGATTTATTCGGACTTATAAAATAATAAAAAATAGGGAGTGTAAAAATGAGATTAGATATAAGATATGCAAATCATCCAGATGATTCAAAGCACTATACAACAGAGGAGTTAAGAAAGCATTATTTAATGGAAACAGTTTTCCTTGCTGATGAGGTTAATTTAATTTATTCTCATGTAGATAGAGTTATAGCTGGTGGAATTATGCCAGTTGAAGAAGAGGTAAAACTAGCAGGATGTAAAGAGTTAGGATCTGAGTTTTTCTTAGAGAGAAGAGAACTTGGAATTATAAATGTTGGTGGTGCAGGAAAAGTAATCATTGATGGAACAGAATATGATATGGAAGCTAAAGATGGATTATACGTTGGAATGGGAAATAAAGAGTTAGTATTTATATCAAACTCTAAAGATAAACCAGCTAAATTTTATATAAATTCATCACCAGCACATGTGGGATATCCAACTGTAAAAATTGATAGAACAACAGCTAATAAAGTTAACTTGGGAGATTTAGAGAATTCAAACAAAAGAACTATATTTCAATATGTTCACCCTGCAGTTTGTAAATCATGTCAACTTGTAATGGGGATGACAGAGCTAGATCCAAATAATATGTGGAACACTATGCCAACACATACTCATGAAAGAAGAATGGAGGTTTATTTCTATTTCGATATGGATGAAAATTCAAGAGTATTCCATTTGATGGGACAACCTCAAGAGACTCGTCACATTGTAATGGCTAATGAGCAAGCTGTAATATCTCCATCATGGTCAATTCACTCAGGTGTAGGAACTAAAAACTATACATTTATCTGGGGAATGGCTGGGGAGAATCAAACGTTTACTGATATGGACCACGTTCCAATGGATCAGTTAAAATAATTAGGAGGAAACTATGTTAAATATGTTTAATTTAGAGGGAAAAGTTGCAATGGTAACTGGTGGAAACGTAGGAATAGGAAATGCTCTTGCAATGGGGCTTGCAAAAGCGGGGGCTGATTTATTTATCTTTACATATAATGATGATAACATGGAAAATATGATAAAAGAGGTAGAAGCTTTAGGAAGAAAAATTGCTTATGCAACTGGAGATTTATCGAAAGAGCATATAGCTATGCAAGCTGTAGGAAAATGCATGGAAGCTTTTGGAAGAATAGATATCTTAGTGAATAACGCAGGAACAATAAAAAGATCACCAATTTTAGAGGGAAGCAATGAAGATTGGAAATCAGTTATTGACTTAAATCTATCTTCAATATACTATTTAAGTAAGACTGCAGCAATCGAGATGAAAAAGCAAGGTGGAGGAAAGATAATAAACATAGCGTCAATGTTATCATTCCAAGGTGGAAAGTTTGTACCATCGTACACAGCAAGTAAGCATGGAGTAGCAGGGCTTACAAAAGCTTTTGCAAATGAGTTAGCAGCAGATAATATTCAAGTAAATGCAATAGCACCAGGATATATAGAAACAGCAAATACAGCACCAATTAGAGCTGACGAGAAAAGAAATGCCGAGATATTAGGAAGAATACCATCAGCAAGATGGGGACAAACATCAGACCTAGTAGGAGGAGCAATATTCTTATCGTCAAAAGCAGCAGATTATGTAAATGGACATATTCTAGCTATAGATGGTGGATGGTTAGTTAGATAATATTTTAATGGAAAGAGAGGTATAGCCTCTCTTTTTTAGTATAAATATATAAAGTTTAAGGAGGTAGCTATGAAAAAATTAAAACTGATGAAACTGATATATAAAATTCATACAAACTCCCCGCCACCTTTAGAAGAGATAGAGAAGATGGGGCTTTTAGCGGTAAAAATTGCTCAATATTATGCTTTGAGAGCGGATTTTATAGATGAATCAACATGTGTTTATCTAGCGAAACTTTATGAATATAGTTATGAAGCACAAAAACAGGATATAGATGATATTATAGGTGGCGACATGTGGATATTGACATCTATGAAATCCTATGAAAAGATGCCTTTTGCCTCAGCATCAATAGGACAAGTTCATTTAGGATATTTAAGAAATAATGAGAATAAAAGTGAAAAGGTTGCTATAAAAATAAGGAGAGAGGATTTTAAGAAAAAATTTTTAGAAGATATAGTAAACGCCAGAAAAGTAATAAATACTTTACTCTTTTTTTATCCTAAGTTAAAAAAAATATTTAATCCACTAGAAGTTTTAAATAATATTGAGGAGTCTACTTTGCGAGAATTAGATTTTAAAAATGAGGTAGAAGGAGCAAAATACTTTGAGAGATTAAAAAAAGAAAATGAAAAGAGATTTGATTTAGAAGAATTAAAATTTTCAGAATTTATAGATAATTTATGCACTGAAAAAGTAGCAGTATCAAAATATATAGAGGGAAAAAGTTTTAACACTCTATTAAAAAATGGCGAACTAAAATATGAGGATCTTTTAAAAGTATTTAAATACCATAGTTTCTATATGTTTAAACTAGGAGTTTTTCATGGGGATCTCCATCCTGGAAATATAATTTTAGATCCAAAGGGTTGTATAAATCTTATAGATTGCTCAACTATAGGAAGGGTAAAAAACAAATTAAGAGTGGGACTATTTTGGTTTTTTTATTACCTATGTAGATATGATTATGACAAGGCAGTTTTTTATTTAAATGAGATGTCAGAGAAAGAGTTAGTAGATGAGAAGTATTTAAAATTTAAAAAAGATTTTAAAGAACTTTACAGTGATTTTAAAAATTCCACAGTATCTCAAGTTAGCTTAACAAGACGTATGATGGAAACAATAAAATTAGCTATAAACTCTGGAATGGAATTTGAAGAGGGAATGTTTCACATAATAAAGAGTCTTATGTATTTAGATGGTATGGTCTTAAAGTGCAATCCTAATATAAACTTAATGAATGATATAAGGGAGTTTACAGCTTTATTAGAAAGTGATAAACTATAGAGATAAGTTTATTAGAAGTAGGAGAAATTAATGAAAAAAATTATTGAAGTAGTAGGAGCTATTTTAGAAAATCCAAATGGTGATATATTTTGTGCTATGAGGCCAAAGGATAAAACTTTCCCAGGGATGTGGGAGTTTCCAGGTGGTAAGATTGAAGAGGGAGAGGATCCTAAAAGAGCTTTGGAAAGAGAGATTAAAGAGGAACTAAATATAGATATAAGAGCTGATAAAATTTTTGATGAAGTTCAAAAAGAGTATGAAGAGTTTGTTATAAAATTATCTACGTATAACTGTACAGTTTTAGATTTCTCAGAGTTTAAATTAGTAGAACACCAAGAGTTTAAGTGGATGAGAAAAGAGCTATTGATGACCTTAAATTGGGTCCCAACAGATATTCCAACTGTAGAGAAGTTAGCGAAATTATAAAAAGGTATACTCCCTAGTATACCTTTTTTATTATTACATTATATCGTTTAATCTATAGTTAATAAGATCTATTTTGGCCCCATCCAAAAATTCATTTAATCTTTCTAAGTGAGAGAGTAAACTCTCTTTACTTGGTCCACCTAAGGACTTTCTTTTTTCAACACAATTTTTAATAGCTATTGTTTCATATATATCCCCGTTAAAAATATATGAAAACTCTCTGTATTTCTCAAGTGGTAGAGTTTCTAAATTCAACCCATTATCAATACAGTAACTAACAATTTCCCCAGTTATTTTGTAAGCTTCTCTAAAGCTCATTCCCCTAACAGTTAGGTAGTCTGCAACGTCAGTGGCATTGATAAAACCATCGTTACAAGCTAAAAGTAAAACCTCATTTTTTACTTTTAACGTTTTAACCATCCCAACAAATACCTGTAAACATCCCTTCACAGTATCAACAGCGTCAAAGAAAACCTCTTTATCCTCTTGCATGTCCTTATTGTACGCTAAAGGAATCCCCTTCATAGTTGTTAAAAGTGCCATTAAATTCCCATAAACTCTACCAGTTTTCCCCCTAACTAGTTCAGCTGCATCAGGATTTTTTTTCTGTGGCATTATGCTACTTCCAGTTGAAAAAGCATCACTTAATTCAATGTATCCAAAGTCATTTGAAGTATAGATTATAATCTCTTCAGAGAACCTTGAAAGGTGCATCATAACAATTGAAAGTGCAGACAGAATCTCAATTAAGTAGTCTCTATCACTAACACCATCTAAAGAGTTTAAAGTAGGTCCTTTAAATCCTAAAGTGTGAGCAGTGAACTCTCTATCTATTGGATAAGTTGTACCAGCTAAAGCTGCACATCCAAGAGGTGAGTAATCAAGTAACTCAAAGGCGTTGTTTAAACGGATAAAGTCTCTTTTAAACATCTCAGAGTATGCAAACATATAGTGTCCAAATGATATTGGTTGAGCCTTTTGAAGGTGAGTAAACCCAGGCATATATGTTTCTAAATGCTCTTTTCCTAAGTTAGTAGTAACCTCAATTAGTTCAATTAAATAGGACTGGATTTTTTTTACTTCATCCTTTGTAAAAAGTCTCATATCTACAGCTACTTGGTCGTTTCTACTACGTCCAGTGTGAAGTTTTTTCCCCACATCACCAATTCTATCAATAAGAATTTTTTCAATATTCATATGAATATCTTCGTAGGTTGTAGAGAAGGTAATCTTTCCATTTTCAATATCCTCTAGAATCTCTAAAAGTGTTTTTTCAATGAGGCCCCCATCCTCTTTTGAAATGATCTCCATTTTAGAAAGCCCTCTCACATGAGCGATACTACCCATAATGTCGTATCTATATAGTCGTTGATCAAAGTGAATAGAGGAGTGAAAATCTAGGATTAGTTCACTTGCTGCTTCTTTAAATCTTCCTGAAAAGTACTGCATTGCTCATCTCCTTTATAGAATCTGTTTTTAGTAAAGATTTTTATTCCTATTAAAATTGCAATTTGAATAGCTATTGCAAAAAGGATTAACGAACTATTTTGTGTAAATCCACCAATCAAGAATACAGATATAGCTAAAATAGCGTTTACTACAGCATATGGAGTTTGAGTTTTTACGTGATTTATATGGTCACATCCAGCTCCTGCTGATGATAGTATAGTTGTATCTGAAATTGGTGAAACATGGTCTCCAAAAAGTCCACCTGAAAGTATAGCTCCAATTGTCACATAAAGTGGAGCATTAAAAGTTACAGCCATAGGTATAACTAGTGGTACCATAATACTGTATGTTCCCCAAGAACTACCAGTTGAAAAGGAGATAACAGCACCAAATATAAAAGCGATAGCTGGAATAAATCCAGAGTTAATATCTAAAGTTTTTAAAAATCCAATTAAAAACTGGTCAGCTCCTAAGTCTTTATTAATAACACCTAGCGACCAAGCTAAAATCAGAATTATAACAATCTCACTCATTTTTTTCATACCACTTAAATAGATAGAAAATATCTCTTTAAATGTTTTACTTTTATAAAAAAGCATAAGTCCCATTAAAACAAGGGCTGCATATAGGTATCCACTTGTTAGAGCGGCTCTAAAAGCACTTCCTGAAACTCTAGAAGTTATAAAAGAAACACCAAGCATAGAAAATAGAGTTCCTAAAAGAACTAGTATTGGTACCCAAACAAAAGACCCTTTGGCATTTTCCACATGATACTTAGAGTTATCAATTTCAAATTCACTCTCATCAATAGGGTTATTTTCAAAAGTTCTCATAGGCCCAAAATCTAGCTTAAGCAGCGTTAAAGCTGGAATAATAGTCAGTGCTAATATTGGATAAACGTTAAAAGGAATAGATTTTATGAAACTTTCATAGTCTGAAAGAGACAGATTTAAAAGCTCAAACTCCTTTTGTAAAAGTCCTATGATAAAAACTCCCCATCCAATAAAAGGAACTAAAACAGCCACAGGAGATGATGTAGAATCCAGTATAAAAGCTAGTTTTTCCTTAGAAAGTTTTAGTCTTTTGAAAAAAGGACTAAAGATTGGCCCAACAATTAATGGCGTACCTAGGTCAGAGAAAAATATCATAATCCCTGTGGAATAAGCTAAAAGTTGAGCTTTAGTTTTAGAGTTTATAGAGTTTTTAAAACTCTCAGCAAATGCGTAAGCTCCACCAGACATCATCATAAGTTCAATAAATCCACCTATAAAAATCATAAGTACAATAACTCCAGCGTTATAACTATCTGTAAGTTGATTGATAAAGTATTTCCCCACTAGAACCTTTGTAGTCTCTAGAGGATTATAACCATTTAAAATGAAAATTCCACAAAATACACTGGAAAAAAGTGACAAAACTACATTTTTAGTTTTGATAGATAAAAAAACTGCAATTAAAATTGGAATTATAGATAATACCCCATATGAAACCATTTAAATCCTCCTAATTTAGTAAAAAAATTACTACCCCAAAATAAAAGGCATACCAAAGAATGGTATGCCCTAGAGAACTTAATTAAGTAATAAGCGTATTGTTATGGCAGCGTCACAATACTTAATTCACAGGATCATAACATCATCGCCGTCGGCCTTAGGCTCCGTATATGGAAGTGAACTAACCTCTATTTGTTTTTGTTAAGAGTGAGTATACAACATTTTCTTTCAAAATGTCAAACTATATTTAAAAATATTTTTTACTGAAGCTTTATTAAAACTCCAATAATCATGAAAATTGATCCTAGGAAGAAAAGGATTCCTTGGAATTTAATTTGAAGTTTAGCCCAAACTCCCCACTCAATTTTAGCTATTCCTAAAATAGCCATTAAGATACCTGAAGTTGGCACAAACATATTTGTAAATCCATCTCCAAGTTGGAAAGCTAGTACTGCAACTTGTCTAGGAACACCAACTAAGTCTGAAAGTGGTGCCATAATTGGCATTGTTAAAGCTGCTTGTCCAGAACCTGATACAACGAAGAAGTTGAATACAGACTGGAAGAAGTACATTGCAACTGCAGATATAGAAGCATGTAAATGGCTTAAAACACCAGCTACAGAGTTTAAAACAGTATTTAAAACTGTAGGAGTTCCAGCATCTACTCCACCTAAAACTAGCACTATACCTTTAGCCATACCAACAACCATTGCTGCTCCAATAAGGTCCTCTGCACCTTTTCTAAAAGAGATAGCAATATCATTAACAGTCATATCATTTAATTTAAAGATAACTCCAATAATTCCAGAAACAACTCCCATAATAGTGAACTGTGCAGCTATTTCAGGTAAGTAATATCCATGGAAAACAACTCCCCAAATAATCCAAGACATTCCTAAGAATATTGTTAAAAATACAAGTTTATGTCCTAACTTAAATTCTAAATCTTCTGTTTCATCAGCTTTAAAATCATCTCTAAAGAACTTATCAGTTTCATAAGATATTGATAACTCAGGATTAGCTTTAACTTTTTTAGCATATCTCATAGTATAGATAATTCCAAAAGATGTAAAGAATATCCACATAACTATTCTAAACATAGCTCCAGAAAGTACAGGAACCCCAGCAACTCCTTGAGCGATAGCCACACTAAAAGGGTTCATCCAAGATGTAGCAAATCCAATTTGAGTTGATATATAGCACATAAAAATACCGGTGATAGAGTCATATCCCATACCAACAACTATAGGTATAAGAATCATAGCAAAAGGAATAGCTTCCTCTCCCATACCGAATACAGCTCCACCTAAAGAGAATAGAAGGAAAACAAGAGGTATAAGCAGTGCCTCAGATCCCTTAGTTTTTTTAATCATATTAAGTATTCCAGCTTCAACAGCTTTAGTTTTTAAAATAATACCAAAAGCTCCACCAGTGATAAGGATAAATGCGATAATACCAACAGCAGTTCCCCATTTATCTCCACTAACAAGACCTTCAAAGATATAGTTAGTAACACTCATATCTCCACCAGCAGCAAATATAGGAATACCCTTAGTCAGAGGTTGTCCTAAATCGTTTAACGCATATTTAAAACTTCCTGGAACAGGAACAGTTCTCGTTTTCATACCAGCTTCAGTGGCATATTGAATCTTTTCCATGGTAAAGCTACCAACAGGAATAAGGTAAGTAAGAATTGCAGCAAAGACAACTACAAAAAAGATAATGACATAGGTATCAGGTATTCTGATTTTTTTCTTCATTTGTTTCCTCCTAAAAAATTATGCTTCGCCTAAAGAGGTAATATGTATTGCAAAATAAAAGGCATACCTATAGGTATGCCTGAATAGCTTAAATTATCTTACTTAAAAATTTTAAATATGAATTAATAAGCGTATTGTTATGGCAGCATCACAACACAAATATATTACAAACATCTTCGCCATCGGCCTTAGGCTCCGTTTTACTAAGAACAGTATACTATAAATTTAGCCAAAGTGTCAATTCTAAAAATTTCAAATACTTGTACATAAAAATAGCACAAAAGTCTTTTATTTTATCAAAGTTCTTTTACAATAGACATTTGTACTAAAAAAATGTAAAAAAACTATTGTAATTTAGTTTTGTATGTGTTATTATTCTTAAAAATAAAAAAAAATTTTCAAAAGGACGGTGAAGAACTATGAGTAACGAAAGAGGTAATTGGGGATCAAGTGTAGGTTTTGTATTAGCGGCGGCAGGATCAGCTATAGGACTTGGAAATTTATGGAAGTTTCCTTACTTAGCAGGAAAGAATGGAGGAGGAGCATTTGTAATTGTCTATTTATCTCTAATAGTAATACTAGGTTTTTCCCTTATGTTAGGAGAGATGGCGATAGGTAGAAGAGGAAAATCTGATGCCTTTGGATCATATAATAATATTAAAAAAGGTTGGGGATTCATTGGAATCTTTGGAATTTTATGTTGTTTTATTATCTATTCATACTATGTTGTAATTGCTGGATGGATTGTAAAATATATCGGTATGTTTATTAGAGGCGGACTTACAGAGGACCCAGTGGCAACATTTGGAAACTTTATCTCTTCTGGAACGTCACCAATAGTATATAGCTTTGTTATTGTTGTAGTAACGGCATTAATTGTTTTAAAGGGTGTATCTGGCGGAATTGAAAAAGCAAGTAAAATTATGATGCCAATTCTGTTTGTATTTATGTTAGTTATTGTTGCAAGATCAGTAACTCTTCCAAATGCAATGGAAGGAATTAAATATTTCCTAAAACCTGATTTCTCACAGATTACTCCTTCAGTTGTAATTGCAGCTTTAGGACAGGTTTTCTTCTCACTAAGTTTAGGT of the Cetobacterium sp. NK01 genome contains:
- a CDS encoding TRAP transporter substrate-binding protein, whose protein sequence is MKKLVNLGLGVVFTGVLMGCSGDKDAKTTGSTTLKVAFNQSESHPQYKALKDFGDKLDKETNGQYKVEISPNALLGDQRAATELVQNGVIQMAVVGNPVVENFNKDFAVIGLPYIYDSIDHQKNVFLSGKLDELFKSVSKNGFEVVGAYTAGARSIYTNKPIEKPEDLKGYKVRVMQSDTMKKMVDLMGGVGTPMAQGEVYTAIQQGVLEGGENNEVTYADLKHYEVAKYFSYTNHLMVPDLIIINDKVYNGMTKENKDIFDKLVKESVDLEFKAWAENVEAAKKLAQENGAQFIELSIKPFQENIKPLQENVKNSSEVTKKIYDDIRSLAQ
- a CDS encoding TRAP transporter small permease; the encoded protein is METLRNGLDKIIEIFCIVLMAVMTTLVTWQVITRYVFNNPSAVTEQLCQYLFIWLVLFGAAYIFGRREHMQITFVRDKLPQKIGIICDILQEGIIFIFTFGVLVIGGYLSVIKQMVQFDAALRIPIGVVYAAIPISGVFILFYSILNIKKIINTIKRES
- a CDS encoding TRAP transporter large permease yields the protein MNLALQTGLIMFMSLPILLTIGVPISVSIGFASTISMLTILPFEGSMVTSAQRIFIGTNSFSLVAIPFFILAGNIMNNGGIAIRLINCAKLIGGRLPGSLAQSNVVANMLFGAISGSGVAAAAAVGGTIGPIEKREGYSPEFSAAVNIASAPTGMLIPPSNTLIVYSTVAGSVSISALFIAGYIPGILWGMGVMILSAIMAKKNGYVSKEKTTLNQKIKVVLDAIPSLLLVVIVIGGILKGIFTATEGSAIAVVYSLGLSLIYKEMSIRELPKILFSSAQMTAIVIFMIGVSSIMSWVMAFTNIPQIIAKSILGITDSYAIILIIMNVLMLIIGTFMDPTPAVLIFTPIFLPIAQSFGMSTIHFGIMIVFNLCIGTITPPVGPILFTGCKVGDVTIEQVFKTLLPFYVVTMIILILVIFIPQLSMWLPDLFGLIK
- the kduI gene encoding 5-dehydro-4-deoxy-D-glucuronate isomerase translates to MRLDIRYANHPDDSKHYTTEELRKHYLMETVFLADEVNLIYSHVDRVIAGGIMPVEEEVKLAGCKELGSEFFLERRELGIINVGGAGKVIIDGTEYDMEAKDGLYVGMGNKELVFISNSKDKPAKFYINSSPAHVGYPTVKIDRTTANKVNLGDLENSNKRTIFQYVHPAVCKSCQLVMGMTELDPNNMWNTMPTHTHERRMEVYFYFDMDENSRVFHLMGQPQETRHIVMANEQAVISPSWSIHSGVGTKNYTFIWGMAGENQTFTDMDHVPMDQLK
- the kduD gene encoding 2-dehydro-3-deoxy-D-gluconate 5-dehydrogenase KduD, translating into MLNMFNLEGKVAMVTGGNVGIGNALAMGLAKAGADLFIFTYNDDNMENMIKEVEALGRKIAYATGDLSKEHIAMQAVGKCMEAFGRIDILVNNAGTIKRSPILEGSNEDWKSVIDLNLSSIYYLSKTAAIEMKKQGGGKIINIASMLSFQGGKFVPSYTASKHGVAGLTKAFANELAADNIQVNAIAPGYIETANTAPIRADEKRNAEILGRIPSARWGQTSDLVGGAIFLSSKAADYVNGHILAIDGGWLVR
- a CDS encoding AarF/UbiB family protein, whose product is MKKLKLMKLIYKIHTNSPPPLEEIEKMGLLAVKIAQYYALRADFIDESTCVYLAKLYEYSYEAQKQDIDDIIGGDMWILTSMKSYEKMPFASASIGQVHLGYLRNNENKSEKVAIKIRREDFKKKFLEDIVNARKVINTLLFFYPKLKKIFNPLEVLNNIEESTLRELDFKNEVEGAKYFERLKKENEKRFDLEELKFSEFIDNLCTEKVAVSKYIEGKSFNTLLKNGELKYEDLLKVFKYHSFYMFKLGVFHGDLHPGNIILDPKGCINLIDCSTIGRVKNKLRVGLFWFFYYLCRYDYDKAVFYLNEMSEKELVDEKYLKFKKDFKELYSDFKNSTVSQVSLTRRMMETIKLAINSGMEFEEGMFHIIKSLMYLDGMVLKCNPNINLMNDIREFTALLESDKL
- a CDS encoding (deoxy)nucleoside triphosphate pyrophosphohydrolase; translation: MKKIIEVVGAILENPNGDIFCAMRPKDKTFPGMWEFPGGKIEEGEDPKRALEREIKEELNIDIRADKIFDEVQKEYEEFVIKLSTYNCTVLDFSEFKLVEHQEFKWMRKELLMTLNWVPTDIPTVEKLAKL
- the argH gene encoding argininosuccinate lyase; amino-acid sequence: MQYFSGRFKEAASELILDFHSSIHFDQRLYRYDIMGSIAHVRGLSKMEIISKEDGGLIEKTLLEILEDIENGKITFSTTYEDIHMNIEKILIDRIGDVGKKLHTGRSRNDQVAVDMRLFTKDEVKKIQSYLIELIEVTTNLGKEHLETYMPGFTHLQKAQPISFGHYMFAYSEMFKRDFIRLNNAFELLDYSPLGCAALAGTTYPIDREFTAHTLGFKGPTLNSLDGVSDRDYLIEILSALSIVMMHLSRFSEEIIIYTSNDFGYIELSDAFSTGSSIMPQKKNPDAAELVRGKTGRVYGNLMALLTTMKGIPLAYNKDMQEDKEVFFDAVDTVKGCLQVFVGMVKTLKVKNEVLLLACNDGFINATDVADYLTVRGMSFREAYKITGEIVSYCIDNGLNLETLPLEKYREFSYIFNGDIYETIAIKNCVEKRKSLGGPSKESLLSHLERLNEFLDGAKIDLINYRLNDIM
- a CDS encoding Na+/H+ antiporter NhaC family protein is translated as MVSYGVLSIIPILIAVFLSIKTKNVVLSLFSSVFCGIFILNGYNPLETTKVLVGKYFINQLTDSYNAGVIVLMIFIGGFIELMMMSGGAYAFAESFKNSINSKTKAQLLAYSTGIMIFFSDLGTPLIVGPIFSPFFKRLKLSKEKLAFILDSTSSPVAVLVPFIGWGVFIIGLLQKEFELLNLSLSDYESFIKSIPFNVYPILALTIIPALTLLKLDFGPMRTFENNPIDESEFEIDNSKYHVENAKGSFVWVPILVLLGTLFSMLGVSFITSRVSGSAFRAALTSGYLYAALVLMGLMLFYKSKTFKEIFSIYLSGMKKMSEIVIILILAWSLGVINKDLGADQFLIGFLKTLDINSGFIPAIAFIFGAVISFSTGSSWGTYSIMVPLVIPMAVTFNAPLYVTIGAILSGGLFGDHVSPISDTTILSSAGAGCDHINHVKTQTPYAVVNAILAISVFLIGGFTQNSSLILFAIAIQIAILIGIKIFTKNRFYKGDEQCSTFQEDLKKQQVN
- the yfcC gene encoding putative basic amino acid antiporter YfcC, with amino-acid sequence MKKKIRIPDTYVIIFFVVVFAAILTYLIPVGSFTMEKIQYATEAGMKTRTVPVPGSFKYALNDLGQPLTKGIPIFAAGGDMSVTNYIFEGLVSGDKWGTAVGIIAFILITGGAFGIILKTKAVEAGILNMIKKTKGSEALLIPLVFLLFSLGGAVFGMGEEAIPFAMILIPIVVGMGYDSITGIFMCYISTQIGFATSWMNPFSVAIAQGVAGVPVLSGAMFRIVMWIFFTSFGIIYTMRYAKKVKANPELSISYETDKFFRDDFKADETEDLEFKLGHKLVFLTIFLGMSWIIWGVVFHGYYLPEIAAQFTIMGVVSGIIGVIFKLNDMTVNDIAISFRKGAEDLIGAAMVVGMAKGIVLVLGGVDAGTPTVLNTVLNSVAGVLSHLHASISAVAMYFFQSVFNFFVVSGSGQAALTMPIMAPLSDLVGVPRQVAVLAFQLGDGFTNMFVPTSGILMAILGIAKIEWGVWAKLQIKFQGILFFLGSIFMIIGVLIKLQ